Part of the Blastocatellia bacterium genome, CGCTTGGCTCAGCCGGCGCACTCCAAGAGAGAGTCAGGAGCGTATGAGAATGCGTTTTGGAGTGCGGTGGCAAGCCCGCGGGGCGCGACGCCGCTTTGGCCTGGTGGGTCGTGTTGGGAGCGAAAGCGCCGTCGCCGCTTGCTCTGCCTGCGCACTCCAAGATAAAGCCAGGAATTGCCCATGTGTTCGCGCTCGCCACGAACGATGAAAATACCATTCTTTCGTGAGGTTCGGTGTTTCGTGGGCTATTCTCAGCGGAGAGGAGGTCAACTCTCCAGAAGGTAAGAGGCGATCTCCTTGCAACCGGGCAAGCCCGGCAAGCTCTCAGCATGCAGAACGGCATTGACGACGGCCTGCGCCATGACTTCAGCAGCGATGGCGCCGACGAGAGCAACATTGACCGGCTCGGGATGATCCCCGGTAGCGAGAGCGAAGATGGTGTCGCCATCCAGCGGTGAATGAACCGGGTTGATCGTTCGCGCCAAGCCATCATGCGCCATCTGCGCCACCACGGTAGCTTGTGATTTGCTTAGCGCGGCGTTGGTAGCAACCACACCAATTGTGGTGTTCTGGCCTTCGGTGAGGCTCTCCATGGGGACACCAGATTTGATCTGTTCAATGACGTTGATCAGGCGTTGACCATCCGCTGATCGTACACCGGCCAGCAGTCGGCCTGTCACCGGGTCAGAGACCTGACCCCACGCATTGACGGCCACAATCGCGCCAACAACGACGCCGTCGGCCAAGCGAATGCTGGCCGTGCCCAGTCCCGCTTTCATCGCCCGTGTCGGGCCAAGCACTTTGCCCACAGTTGCGCCAGCGCCGGCGCCGACATTGCCTTGAGCGACCGCGCCAGTCCTGGCTGCTTGACAAGCCTTGTAGCCGGATTCGCCTGTTGGTCGAATAGACGGGTCGCCCAGTTGCAAGTCGAAGAGGATCGCGGCAGGCACAATCGGCACTTTGGGAACGTTGGGGAGCCGCGTGTCAAATCCAATGCCACGTTCTTCCAGATATTGGACGACGCCCGACGCGGCATCCAAACCAAAAGCGCTTCCTCCCGATAACACGACGGCGTGAACTTGTTGGACAAGATTGATCGGATACAGCAAGTCTGTTTCGCGCGTTCCCGGCGCGCCGCCGCGTACATCAACGCCAGCCACGGCGCCCGCTTCGACCAGCACGACGGTGCAGCCCGTTGGCCGGCGTGTATCTGTGAATTGTCCGACTTTGACGCCGACTACATCTGTGATTGAACCGGATGATGCGTCCATCATGTTATCTTCCACCGTATGGTTGATCGCGCGAGCGTACCGCTTCTGAGCCACACAGAAGCGAGCAGCTTACGTCCTGCGTGAAATCTTTCTCTGGTTGATTGGCATCAGGGACTAAAACCGTATGCCAGGCTGTTCCTGGCGTGTGCGCAGCCGTATCTTGGGATTGTTCGCAATCAGGAGCAACCGACGATTATTATGGATATTAACCTCTCTGGGCTTGTAGGAAAGTTGATACCAACGTTCAGCCAGTTCTTGCAAAATATGTTGAGCGGCGTCGCTCGCGTCCTTCAGTGGGAAGGCGCGTCCGCCGGTCATTTGGGTGAGTTTCTGCACCACCTCGGCTGGCTTAGGTCCAAAGCGGCGTGACGCGCCATGCGTGCGATCGGCCGCTTGCAGCACATAGACGACGATGCTTTCGCGTTTGAGATTGTCCAGGACAACATTGAACGGCGTCTTACTTTGCCAATCGTAACCGTCGCTGATCAGAATTAACACGCGCTTGGTCACGCCCACTTGCTGACGGAAGACAGCGGTGATGATGTCTGCAATCGCGTCCAGCAGCCGAGGAGACCCCTTGATGCGAAACAGCGCCGTGCCTGCTTGCAACTTCTTACGGTCGTCGGTGAACTCTTCAATCACTTCAGGCTGTTCGTCGTAAGCGACCAACATCATCTGATCGCCTTGATACAAATGGGCGGCCAATGCTTTGACTGCTTTGCTCAAATCGTCAAGGCTGGCTTGCAAGCGTTCGGTGTTATCCACCAGAACGACGATTCTGGCTGGAGAATAATCAGGCCGAAAGTATTCGATCTGCTGCGGCACACCACCGTCATACAACTCAAACTGCTCGCGCGCGATGGCCGTCGGATCAAGCTCGCTGCCCGCTTCCAGAATCACCGGCAGGATGACGTTTCTAACGCCGGTCTCTGCTGGTGATCGAACGTTGGCTTGCGCAGCGGCTACGCTGACGCCCGCCAGTATGCACACCAACGAGAGCATCCATAATTTCATGAGCTGATCTCCAATCTGCCGCATCGGCTTGTCCTCCTCAACCATAAAAGTACGGGATCGCTTGCTAAATTTCAACCGCGTCGCAAACGAGCTCAAGCCGCCCGCTGGTTGAAGCATGGCATTGGCAGCCGGCTACGCATCAGCGCAGGCGCACGCGCCGGTTTGATTGTCACAGGTCGAGTGGGACGTCTAGTTTATAAGGCTTTGCTATCGGTTTTCGTCTCAGGCGTGGCCGCGCTCTTGGTCTCGCTTTGACTCTTGGGTTCGGATTTTGATTCGGCTTTGCCGTCAGACGATTTGGAGTCACCGCTCCCTTTGCGGGCGTAATCCGTGATGTACCAGCCACTGCCTTTGAACTGAAAGCCGACCGGCGAGAGTAACCGCTCTAGCTTGCCGCTGCATCGGCGACAGCGCTTCAGTGGCGGGTCGGTCATCTTGCGCATGACTTCAATCCGTTGGCCGCATTTGGTGCATTCATACTCGTAGATCGGCATTCAAACCTCCCAGATTGAATATCACAGCGCGATAGTGTAGCAATCGTCAGCGCGCGCTTCAAGCGCATGCTCGGTCGCCCGTTGCCGCGCCGTGTATTTGGCCGTTTGGCAGCAATCGTCAGCGCGCGCTTCAAGCGCATGCTCGGAGCTGCCAAATCAATCAGCGCGTGGCTTTGAACTTCTTGCTCCGACTGGCTAATATGTACGCTCACAAAAGTGCAGGGGCGTTGCGCGAGGGCCGATCGTTGATGATGCTCTT contains:
- a CDS encoding P1 family peptidase; the protein is MDASSGSITDVVGVKVGQFTDTRRPTGCTVVLVEAGAVAGVDVRGGAPGTRETDLLYPINLVQQVHAVVLSGGSAFGLDAASGVVQYLEERGIGFDTRLPNVPKVPIVPAAILFDLQLGDPSIRPTGESGYKACQAARTGAVAQGNVGAGAGATVGKVLGPTRAMKAGLGTASIRLADGVVVGAIVAVNAWGQVSDPVTGRLLAGVRSADGQRLINVIEQIKSGVPMESLTEGQNTTIGVVATNAALSKSQATVVAQMAHDGLARTINPVHSPLDGDTIFALATGDHPEPVNVALVGAIAAEVMAQAVVNAVLHAESLPGLPGCKEIASYLLES
- a CDS encoding VWA domain-containing protein; this encodes MKLWMLSLVCILAGVSVAAAQANVRSPAETGVRNVILPVILEAGSELDPTAIAREQFELYDGGVPQQIEYFRPDYSPARIVVLVDNTERLQASLDDLSKAVKALAAHLYQGDQMMLVAYDEQPEVIEEFTDDRKKLQAGTALFRIKGSPRLLDAIADIITAVFRQQVGVTKRVLILISDGYDWQSKTPFNVVLDNLKRESIVVYVLQAADRTHGASRRFGPKPAEVVQKLTQMTGGRAFPLKDASDAAQHILQELAERWYQLSYKPREVNIHNNRRLLLIANNPKIRLRTRQEQPGIRF
- a CDS encoding zinc ribbon domain-containing protein, which codes for MPIYEYECTKCGQRIEVMRKMTDPPLKRCRRCSGKLERLLSPVGFQFKGSGWYITDYARKGSGDSKSSDGKAESKSEPKSQSETKSAATPETKTDSKAL